A single Photobacterium toruni DNA region contains:
- a CDS encoding succinylglutamate desuccinylase/aspartoacylase family protein produces the protein MATKNIPFEFANLMVEPGNHANCELEIARLYTHSPLSVSVDILHGKHPGPVLLINAAIHGDELNGIEVVRQVIEKIDLSKLHGTIIAVPVVNVFGFIHKSRYLPDRRDLNRCFPGAERGSIAGRMAYHYFNQVVRRATQVVDLHTAAIYRTNLPQIRANLDNPQAKAMAMAFGSPVVVDASLREGSLRAAAEEFNIPVITFEAGEALRLDPHAVGSGVQGVLKVMQHLEMLRTSRSKKIIEPMVPKATRWIRADSDGLLRSHVALGEKVEKGQIIASISDPAGSNQATVIAPQSGIVIGQQTLPLVNEGDAIFHIAFFEEPDGLVEEQVESYLYDAIEELDDDLKWGMTS, from the coding sequence ATGGCCACAAAAAATATTCCGTTTGAATTTGCGAATCTAATGGTTGAACCTGGAAACCATGCTAATTGCGAACTTGAAATTGCTCGCCTTTATACTCATTCCCCTTTATCAGTCTCTGTTGATATTCTGCATGGAAAACACCCAGGCCCAGTATTATTAATCAATGCTGCCATTCATGGTGATGAACTCAACGGTATTGAAGTTGTCCGTCAAGTTATTGAAAAAATAGATTTATCAAAACTTCACGGGACAATTATTGCCGTACCCGTTGTTAACGTATTTGGCTTTATTCATAAATCACGTTATTTACCTGATCGTCGTGATCTCAACCGTTGTTTCCCAGGTGCTGAGCGGGGGTCAATTGCAGGCCGCATGGCATATCACTATTTTAATCAAGTTGTACGCCGTGCAACACAGGTGGTTGATTTACATACAGCAGCAATTTACCGTACTAACTTACCACAAATTCGCGCGAACCTTGATAATCCACAAGCGAAAGCAATGGCGATGGCATTTGGCTCTCCTGTAGTGGTTGATGCAAGCCTTCGTGAGGGCTCATTACGTGCCGCAGCCGAAGAATTTAATATTCCCGTGATCACCTTTGAAGCAGGTGAAGCATTGCGTCTTGATCCTCACGCTGTTGGTTCTGGTGTACAAGGGGTATTAAAAGTCATGCAACATCTAGAAATGTTGCGTACTAGCCGAAGTAAAAAAATAATCGAGCCAATGGTGCCAAAAGCAACCCGTTGGATACGTGCTGATTCTGATGGCCTGCTACGTTCACATGTTGCATTAGGTGAAAAAGTAGAGAAAGGTCAAATAATTGCAAGCATCAGTGATCCTGCAGGCAGTAATCAAGCTACAGTTATTGCACCACAAAGTGGTATTGTGATCGGTCAGCAAACATTACCGCTGGTAAACGAAGGTGATGCAATCTTCCATATCGCATTCTTTGAAGAACCTGATGGTTTAGTAGAAGAGCAGGTCGAATCTTATCTTTACGATGCTATCGAAGAACTCGATGATGACTTAAAATGGGGCATGACGAGTTAG
- a CDS encoding peptidoglycan DD-metalloendopeptidase family protein, producing MSTFKTTVLTNFVNYRLISLFGLSIITTAAVLSINTTSSTHHKEVQLPSLTTPQVVLKTLTPSAVIKDIVLPPTYSYKVKSGDTLSEIFAQLNLPQADVKEIMAADLNSLQIDNLRPNDILRFWVTDSDHRLNKVQLQFNVAHMINYTREKNNDFNVKEITLPGIWREKVINGNIYGSFSLSAKKAGLNYSEINEIIAIFKDKLNFTRDVKAGDRFEVVIKAKYVNNQASGDTELQAVRLYTNKQQFSAYLSSDGNFYDQNGESLQQAFLRYPTTKRFRISSQFNPYRRHPVTGRVQPHNGVDFAAPTGTPVLTTGDGVVTRVINHPYAGRYVVIKHSANYSTRYLHNSRILVKVGQRVKRGQEIALSGRTGRVTGPHIHYELLVRGKPVNPLTANIPLAASVSHQQKKAFELDVAQYNRLMQQPLATKESNIQVAINEPKDS from the coding sequence ATGTCTACGTTTAAAACGACAGTACTAACCAATTTTGTAAACTACCGCCTTATTAGCCTCTTTGGGCTATCAATCATCACGACTGCTGCCGTATTATCAATTAACACTACATCTTCAACCCACCATAAAGAAGTACAACTACCTTCATTGACAACCCCTCAAGTTGTATTAAAAACACTAACACCGAGTGCCGTTATCAAAGATATTGTGCTACCACCAACTTACTCATACAAAGTTAAAAGTGGCGACACACTCAGCGAGATTTTTGCGCAGTTAAACTTACCGCAAGCTGATGTGAAAGAGATCATGGCAGCTGATTTAAATAGCTTACAAATTGATAACTTACGCCCAAATGATATTTTACGATTTTGGGTAACAGATAGCGATCATCGGTTAAATAAAGTTCAACTACAATTTAATGTTGCGCATATGATTAACTATACGCGTGAGAAAAATAATGACTTTAATGTAAAAGAAATAACTTTACCGGGCATATGGCGCGAAAAAGTTATCAACGGTAATATTTATGGCAGTTTTAGCCTTTCCGCTAAAAAAGCAGGTCTCAATTATAGTGAAATAAATGAAATTATTGCTATCTTCAAAGACAAGTTAAATTTTACACGAGACGTAAAAGCAGGTGATCGCTTTGAAGTTGTTATTAAAGCTAAATATGTTAACAATCAAGCAAGTGGTGATACTGAACTGCAAGCTGTACGCTTATACACCAATAAACAACAGTTCTCGGCTTATTTAAGCAGTGATGGTAATTTTTATGACCAAAATGGTGAAAGTTTACAACAAGCATTTTTACGTTATCCAACCACAAAACGATTCCGTATTAGTTCACAATTTAATCCTTATCGTCGCCATCCGGTTACCGGACGAGTTCAGCCACATAATGGGGTTGATTTTGCAGCACCAACAGGCACACCAGTATTAACAACGGGGGATGGTGTTGTAACACGAGTGATCAATCACCCTTATGCGGGACGTTATGTCGTGATCAAGCACAGTGCTAATTACAGTACCCGCTATCTGCATAATAGTCGTATTCTGGTAAAAGTCGGTCAACGTGTAAAACGAGGCCAAGAAATTGCTTTATCTGGTAGAACGGGCCGCGTTACTGGTCCTCATATTCATTATGAATTATTGGTTCGAGGTAAACCTGTAAATCCATTAACGGCGAATATTCCATTAGCAGCATCAGTTTCACATCAACAAAAGAAAGCCTTTGAACTTGATGTCGCACAATATAATCGTTTAATGCAACAACCGTTAGCGACTAAAGAAAGTAATATTCAAGTCGCTATCAACGAGCCGAAAGATTCGTAA